cataattaatgataaaggaattaacgaataataaaagaaataagaattaacagaatcaaaaattctagattattattagttgtatatagttccaTGTACATATTCAAATTATTTGACTTTTTACACATCAATTCCTTTAATACTTTCACAATTGTTTGCTATCATTCCTAGAATTGGAGATTTTTTGTCCATaatatgctttcttttttatgttatttaattttgtagCTTTGTTTCTCAACTTGCGATAATGTACTCTGTCTACATCACATTTTGATTTGAAGGCCATATCTTTGGCATTGTCCCTTTGCTTCATAAGGGACATTAGCTCTTCATAAAACCATGGAGcactgttgatttttatagatattttcCGGAGAGGTGCATATTTATCAACTATTTTACTAAAAGTGTCCATAAAAATGTTAAGAGAAGCATTTACATCCCCCTCCTGAAGAACTGCAGACCAATTTGAGTTATTGACCTCATCAACAAACAATCTAGGATTAAAGTTTTTATATGATCTACGATACATGATCCTTCCACCAGATTTAGGAATTTTCATCATTATTGAAATTGCTATCAGGTTATGATCACTGCATCCTACCCCCAcagggatcggatgctgcggagacatCTTCCTGAGGgcagcagagagagcagtctatgggacgggtggctggagtcactgATGATCCTCCGGGCTTTCCTTATACACCGcctgctgtagatgtcctggagggagggaagctcagctccaacaatgtggctggccgTTCGCATgacccttttcagagctttatGGTTGCCAgtggtgctgtttccaaaccaggcagtgatgcagcctgTCAgaatgctctctatagtgcaggtgtagaatgttctgaggatgctggggctcattccaaacttccccAGCCATCTCAGGAATAAGAGGTGTTGATGtaccttcttcagcactgcatCAGTGTGTATGGACCAAGTGAGATCCTGACTGATGTTAACGCAGCCGAACTTAAAGCTGCTTACCCAcgccacaggtgtcttgtcaaTGGTGATAGGCTTGTGTTCTCTGCTCTAtctcctgaaatccaccaccagctccttggtcttgtcaatgttgacTGAGAGGTGGTTCTTCTGGCACTATTTATTCaaggtgctcacctcttctctgtaggccatCTCAGGCCATCAATGTCGTTGCTCAGACATGTCACCGTTGTGTCGTCAGCGAATTTGATGATGACGTTGGAGTTGTGTGTGGCTGCACAGTCATGTGTGTACAGGGagtacaggagtgggctgaggacacagccctgagtaGCACCAGTGTTGAGGATCAGCGGGGATGAAGCATTGCAGCCCATTCTAAATATTTTCTCAGAGCTTGCGCCATCTTGGAGTGTGACCTTCTTTTTACTACCACAGAGTTAAGTgcattaatgtaaatgatgaaatcTTTGTTCATGCCTATGTTCTAAATCCAGGCTGAGCTGGTGTAACCTCACCAAGAAGAGCTGCTCATTCCTCTCCACTGTTCTCAATACTTTAAGAGAGTTGGACATTAGTAACAATGacctgcaggattcaggagtaaAGCTCATTTCTGAAGGACTCACCAATGAACACTGCAAACTGCAGAAACTGAGGTTAGTTTTCATATCATACACAACTCTGCTGGTCAGgaagttttcattttttatttcttccaaCATTTTTTAGGTTGTCTGGCTGTTTAGTGACAGAAGAAGGATTTTCTTTATTGGCAATCGCTCTAAGTTCAAACTCCTCATCAGTCATGACAGATCTGAGCTACAACAATCCAGGAGATAAAGGAGAAAAGCTGCTCTCTGAACTACTGAATAATCCAATCTGCAAACTGAAGACAATCAAGTATTTAATCAGTATTTAAAGTATTCAATAAAGTATTGGCAAGTAAGacagtgtatcctgccttgatgcctgatgacgcctgagataggcacaggctccctgtgacccgagaatagttcggataagcggtagaaaatgaatgaatgaatggtccaGGTCtgttacaaataaatgtaaattgatAAAGTTCTTCTTTGACCATGATGTAACTATAAAACCCTACTTTGCATTCTGTAGGATGGAACCAAAAAGTGGGCGATTTATCAAAGCTGGGATCAAAAAGTGTAAGTTGCCTGAACCCTGCCTACCACTTCatgttttcttattttcctCTTCTGTTCTCTCACTTACCTTCACCTTTATAATTAAAATGCAGAGTTATGTGATGGCATGGTAGAATGAAGTTACTCTGtagaattagatttttttttaacgaatTCTTTTTAGACTAATGCTAATGCTGATAATGCTGGGCTATACTATACTTCTAATATATTATGATGCTATTATGAGACAataaactttttctgttcttaCAGATGCCTGTGAGCTCACATTTAACCCAAACACAGCCCACACACaactgtgtctgtctgagtcaAACAGGAAGGTCTCTTATacttcaattcaagttttcaattcaagtgTATCTGTATAGAGCTTTTCACAATTGATATGAGTATGTCCCAATgagtaagtctgaggtgactcaggcagcagtcgcaaggaaaaactcccttagatggtaaggaagaaaccttgagaggaaccggactcaaaggggaacccatcctcatatgggtgacacaagaggatgtgattataaaaatacagtcaaacagatgttgtatagatgcaaaagatcacatggagttcacatctttttagtatagcataTAACTGTAGCtgatagatctctagatgcctcaggattcacTGAGTCGggctcatctcagtggaggtccaaaatcttcatcacacggaagacgatcggagcaggtacagtttctggatgcctcgggatgggtagaaatatttgcaagtctgatataatagtgcacagtattatgggatgtattatgtgtatgcctgactaaagagatgagtttttaatctacatttaaactgggaaagtgtgtctgagccccgaacactatcaggaagactattccaaagtttgggagctaaatatgaaaacgctctaccacctttagtagactttgatattcttggaactaccagaagtcctgagttttgtgatctcagagagcgtaaaggattgtaacgtgttagaagactagttagatacatgggagctaaaccattaagagccttgtatgtgagtagcagcagtttgtaataaattctaaaggtaacaggtagccagtgtagagatgataaaattggggttatatgatcatactttcttgtcctggtaagaactctggcagctgcattttggactaactatGAGTTCTaatcctacgtccaccaagctgccactgctgggcccctgagcaaggcccttaaccctcagttgctctgttgtataaaaatgaaataaaaaatgtaagtttcactggataagggcgtctgctaaatgctgtaaactgatgctgacctacaatgccaaaaatggaccagctccctcttacctcaaagtcctcatcactcctcgcagtGCATctcgcaccctccgatctaccagcactgcttgactggttccaccatctctcaggttaagagacaagtatactacaaaactcttctctgttctggcaccaaggtggtggaatgaacttcccctagatgttcggacagctgagtcactggctattttcaaacggcggttgaagacctacttattcatgaaacacttcaactagcacttcttttgcatttattaaaacacaaacaaacaaaaaaaacctttgacactttttcattgtaactttgaacaatgttttaaactcatggtatcttaagtatgtaacctagtgagcagcattaatgtatccaatgttagagatttaagcacttatgtacgtcgctctggataagagagtctgcaaaatgctgtactgtaaatgtaaatgtatattgtCCCTGATGGCTTTTCAAATCATGTAAACATTTCAAATTATGTTAACCACATTGGCTTTCCatatcatgtacacacacccaaTACCCCTCCCCCCAGGTCTCTATAAACATTTGCAGGAAATCAGAggtaatttattcattttttgctCGAAAGTGGAATCGAATTTTTTTCGGATGCTGTCATTTAACCTCCTGTGACGATATCGAGGCTGCAGGATATTTTCTGTCTAAATAACAAAAGCAGGGATGTTTCCAAACGGTTAGTCAAAGAGAAATAATACAGATATATAAGGTAAAATTAATCAGGCAtacgagtaaaaaaaaaagcgcaaAAAGGACCAGATGCAGCTGTTTACAGATGTGAAAGTGTTCGGTATaataatgtatgtttttttaaaatataaaatcagcTTTAGAGATGAAAAGCACAAAGATGAGAGTTTAATTGTCGTCTGATCATTCATTAGAATGCGTTACAGAAGAGCTGAAGTTCACAGTCTATATGACGGATTTGCTcaaatataaagagtttataGCTGTATATAGTGTGGGAACTCCACACAGCTGAATGTGGAGCTTGAGCTTGAACCTGAGAACATCATCCTGACTGTGAAGCAGACTGGTGGTAGCACCATGTTATACATTACCCTTGTCACTTATTTGCCTCTGTAGaatagctacacacacacacacacacacacacacacacacacacacacacacacacacacacacatctgtgcatCTGACTGTTCGTGTCTCATTTCCTCTGTGAGTGAAgattacacatacacagagctgCAGTTTCTTCGCCTGATGATTGTTTTATCTGTCTGGATCTGGAAAAAGAGACCAGTGGCTCGCACCATCAGCTCTCAGCCAATCGCTGGTAatatggagttttttttttctttttcctgtatTTCTGTGCTTATTTCCACTGAACCTACAGATAAAATTGTGCATCAAAATTATAATCaatgtgataataataaaaacataagaTTAAGTGGGTTCTGacaatgttaataatgttttaaatctgtCCTTCTCTTATGATGATGTAAAAGGcaaatgtgtttaattattttcatttaattattgattgttgaataatatttaagaataggaatatatatatcaaagttataaatatataaataaaaacattctgaTTTATGATTTTAACTTGATCTTTTAATATTTACTGATccctggtttttatttttactgttaataGAAAAgcttaatttttctttttattttacatttgtatttatgaattgtattcatttatttatttaaagactcTCCAGCCCAGTCTCCTGTTCCTCCGTCTGCTGGATTCTCTGTTGTTGTGAAAGCAGAAAGTGGCAGCATTGTTGCTCTTCCTGCCCTCGTTAACAGCACGTTTACAGACCATGTTGCCCTCGACATCACAGGCAGCTCTACTTTCACTCGtatgtaaaaacacattcaagtTTTCTGCTAATTATGCAATGTTTGATCGCAGTACTGCTTTGTTGCCATTGCTCAGCAgtttaattgtaattaattggagcacttttactttcactttccTTCTTGGATGAGATCTTAAATAATGTTAGCTCTTGTATTAAAGCAAGAACAATACTCTAGAAAGCTGAATAATATTAGTGAGAgcaaaatgtaataatacataTGCTAACTGTTCAATCATACAACATTAACTAAAATGTGCAGTGGAAACAGCTTGTGGAAAtctaaaaatacagaaaaaaaggaacagctattttatttatttatttatttttttttttaagttttgcaaTTGGTTACTTTGCAGAGAAAAGACACATGCAAGACTTAAGCTTTGAGAGACTTTCTGTGcagaatttgtaaaaataaagttGCTACATCATGTGGAAACACGACAAACTTGTATCAGCACCTGAAACAGCACAGAGAGAAGTATGATGAATGCATGAAGGTAAAAGCCCTGATTAGTaaagaaacaactgaacaaaaagaacaatctgtaagacaaaaaaacaaaccacaattacagatgtgtttgagagtgttgCGCCATATGAAAGGTCTTCACAGAGATATAGAGAAATCACCAACTCTATAACACACTGCTTGGCAGGAGACATGTTGCCCATATACACCGTTAGCAAGGGCAGATTACAGAAAATGATCCGCACACTGGACAAGAGGTACCAGCTGCCCTCGCGGAACTATTTCTCTCAAGTTGCAATCCCTGAGCTTTACAACAAATGCCATGGCATGAACATAGAAATTACTTTgttctatttattataattacaattGTGCTattgagggggcacggtggcttggtggttagcatgtttgcctcacacctccagggtcggggttcgattcccacctccgccttgtgtgtgcggaggtTGCATGTtcaccccgtgcctcggggggtaccccggtccaaagacatgcatggtaggttgattggcatctctggaaaatatgtagtgtgtgagtgaatgagagtgtgtgtgccctgtgatgggttggcactctgtccagggtggatcctgccttgatgcctgatgacgcctgagataggcacaggctcgaggtagttcggataagcggtagaaagtgagtgagtgagagtgagtgagtgtactaCTGAGACAATAACAAGTTTGTTTGCAGTAATGCAAAGatgttattttgtaaaaatattttaatttgaaaacgttttgcatttgtttgttgttgttgctagtttaaGTTGAGAAGTACAAATTTcggcattatcagtaatctgtgtgtgcattttccttgagaaccaagcaagtgaCTCATGATTCCATTTGTTTATgcaatcgcaatattgaccccaataatcgcaatatgacattttccctaaatcatGCAGCCCTACTATATAAGTattattttaatcgctaatatagcagattcatagaaaattacatcggtattcagcatttttgccgcaactaatttaggaatgagtctgcatcaactacattaaagagaatcgctttattacacaattatttaggtatacatacatatatttttcacaatagagagtgcaatattttttaaatatttttttttaattattaatttacgCCCATGCTTGCCGTAGTGGTGGTTGTTTAATGTTGTAGACAGATTCtatgattattgttgttttgtgtgattttgtccTTCATTAATCTTTCTTTGTCTGTTGTTCCACAGAAGCTTTGAGAACACGTAGTGAAAAGGAAATTTTGGGTAAATATGTGACTTCATCTTTTTCTccatacatattttaaataaataatcatgtaTTTAGTGAATTTAGGACACAGATCCACATTGAGCTCCAATGAGAACCTCTTGATGTACCTGTTCCTGTATTTAAAGGTCCAAGCACTGGTGATGCTCCATTATTGGTTATATTGGTGAAACTTTGTTTAGCCTCattgattgttgtttttttttctccatttcctgGTTTGTTTAGTTAATGGAGATATACAAAATGGTTTTAAgctccttctcttctctaccCCATACAGACTCGTCTACAGAAGTTCTACAGGCATTTCTGGCGAGTCACAAAGCCAACATGAAGAAGAAATATGAGTGCATTTTTGAAGGCAAAAAGGACACCAAAACTAAAATACTTCTGAAGAAGGTCTACACACAGCTATACATCATTGAAGGAGAATTCAAAGAAGTTAACAAAGAACATGAGATTCTGAAAATCGACAAAGCTTTCAGTCTGCAGAAATCTCAGGAAAAAACAATCCACTGCAATGAGATTTTCAGTCTTCAGGGGAAAAATGAAGACAATAAAGTTGTGCTCACCAAAGGAATTGCAGGAATTGGAAAAACTGTTTCAGTGCAGAAATTTATTCTTGACTGGGCAGAAGGAGAAGCCAACCAATCCATAGACTGTGTTTTCCTCCTTCCATTTCGAGAGATTAATTTGATTAAAGATGAAGAATTCAGCCTGCATGAGTTACTGCAGGAATTCTACCCTGAACTGGAAAAACTCAGAGATACAAATTTGTACAAAAATCTCAAGCTTGCGTTCGTCTTCGATGGGCTTGATGAGAGTCGTCTTCCGTTGGACTTCAATGTCCGTAAGGTGAGAAGCGAACAAAAGAAAGCCTCTGTGAACGCTCTCATCACAAACCTGATTGAAGGAAATCTGCTTCCTTCTGCACTGGTCTGGATCACCTCTCGGCCagcagcagccaatcagatcccctCGCAGCATGTGAGCTTGTTTACAGAAGTGCGAGGATTCACTGACAAACAAAAGGAGGAGTACTTTAAAAAGAGAATAACAGATGTAAATCATGCCTCTAAAATCATCTCACAGGTTAAGAAATCTCGGAGCCTCTAtatcatgtgtcacatccccATCTTCTGCTGGATCACTGCTACAGTGCTTCAGGAGATGCTGGTGCAAAATGATGGTGAAGAAATTCCCACTACACTGACTGAAATGTATATCCACTTCCTGCTTATACAGATGAATGTCAAAAACCAGAAGTATGATGACAAAGAAGAGCGAGATTTAAAGAAGCTGCTAGAAATGAACAGAGAACCGATCCTGAAACTGGCCAAGCTGGCATTTACACAGCtggagaaaaagaacatcatgtTCTATGAAGATGACCTGATTGactgtggcattgatgtcaggaAAGATTCAGAGTACACTGGGATGTGTGCTGAGATCTTTAAGGAAGAATCTGTGCTTCACGAGAAGAAGGTTTACTGTTTCATACATTTGAGTATTCAGGAGTTTCTTGCCGCAATCCATGTTTTCGACTCCTACACcaataaaaacatgaatgaGTTACAATTTTTCTTCAAAGATTTCCCTCCAATAGACACCCAGCTGGATGTTTTGCTGAAGAAGGCTGTTGATAAAGCAAAggagagtgagaatggacattTAGATCTCTTTCTTCGATTTCTATTAGGAATTTCACTTGAGTCCAATCAGAAACTCCTGCAAGGCATTTTTACCCAAATACAATTAACCAAAAAGAGCATTAGCAGAGTGATCCAGTTCATTAGGCAAAAGCAGAACGTATCTCCTGCTTTGTCC
This genomic window from Tachysurus fulvidraco isolate hzauxx_2018 chromosome 18, HZAU_PFXX_2.0, whole genome shotgun sequence contains:
- the LOC113646476 gene encoding NACHT, LRR and PYD domains-containing protein 12-like isoform X2 — its product is MFPNDYTYTELQFLRLMIVLSVWIWKKRPVARTISSQPIADSPAQSPVPPSAGFSVVVKAESGSIVALPALVNSTFTDHVALDITGSSTFTQALRTRSEKEILDSSTEVLQAFLASHKANMKKKYECIFEGKKDTKTKILLKKVYTQLYIIEGEFKEVNKEHEILKIDKAFSLQKSQEKTIHCNEIFSLQGKNEDNKVVLTKGIAGIGKTVSVQKFILDWAEGEANQSIDCVFLLPFREINLIKDEEFSLHELLQEFYPELEKLRDTNLYKNLKLAFVFDGLDESRLPLDFNVRKVRSEQKKASVNALITNLIEGNLLPSALVWITSRPAAANQIPSQHVSLFTEVRGFTDKQKEEYFKKRITDVNHASKIISQVKKSRSLYIMCHIPIFCWITATVLQEMLVQNDGEEIPTTLTEMYIHFLLIQMNVKNQKYDDKEERDLKKLLEMNREPILKLAKLAFTQLEKKNIMFYEDDLIDCGIDVRKDSEYTGMCAEIFKEESVLHEKKVYCFIHLSIQEFLAAIHVFDSYTNKNMNELQFFFKDFPPIDTQLDVLLKKAVDKAKESENGHLDLFLRFLLGISLESNQKLLQGIFTQIQLTKKSISRVIQFIRQKQNVSPALSPETSINHLFCLMELKDSSLYDQINKYLCTDNFPDRELSSSNCSALAYLILMSGDVLEELDPKKFNPSNSAYRRLIPAVSCFRKASLASCELTETCWETVASALEAENSVLTELDLSDNYRVEKGAKFLSDGLRSSHCKLEILRLARCHFSQSSCAELASALTSVSSSLHKLDLSNNDLQDTGLELLFAGRENLYCKLQVLRLSWCNLTKKSCSFLSTVLNTLRELDLSNNDLQDSGVKLISEGLTNEHCKLQKLRLSGCLVTEEGFSLLAIALSSNSSSVLTDLDLSYNNPGDEGEKLLSELLINPNCKLKTLEMEPKSARFIKAGVKKYVCELTFDPNTVHTHLCLSESNKKVSSTDHNQQYPDHPERFQVYRHVMCKETLSHRCYWEVCFEDSSPEIGIAYPGIPRDELNMPLLGGHMKLGLNQGSWALCFIDSERFFARHDSEDTDKYILKSNRIGSKTGLMKTGNLNFC
- the LOC113646476 gene encoding NACHT, LRR and PYD domains-containing protein 12-like isoform X1, yielding MFPNDYTYTELQFLRLMIVLSVWIWKKRPVARTISSQPIADSPAQSPVPPSAGFSVVVKAESGSIVALPALVNSTFTDHVALDITGSSTFTQALRTRSEKEILDSSTEVLQAFLASHKANMKKKYECIFEGKKDTKTKILLKKVYTQLYIIEGEFKEVNKEHEILKIDKAFSLQKSQEKTIHCNEIFSLQGKNEDNKVVLTKGIAGIGKTVSVQKFILDWAEGEANQSIDCVFLLPFREINLIKDEEFSLHELLQEFYPELEKLRDTNLYKNLKLAFVFDGLDESRLPLDFNVRKVRSEQKKASVNALITNLIEGNLLPSALVWITSRPAAANQIPSQHVSLFTEVRGFTDKQKEEYFKKRITDVNHASKIISQVKKSRSLYIMCHIPIFCWITATVLQEMLVQNDGEEIPTTLTEMYIHFLLIQMNVKNQKYDDKEERDLKKLLEMNREPILKLAKLAFTQLEKKNIMFYEDDLIDCGIDVRKDSEYTGMCAEIFKEESVLHEKKVYCFIHLSIQEFLAAIHVFDSYTNKNMNELQFFFKDFPPIDTQLDVLLKKAVDKAKESENGHLDLFLRFLLGISLESNQKLLQGIFTQIQLTKKSISRVIQFIRQKQNVSPALSPETSINHLFCLMELKDSSLYDQINKYLCTDNFPDRELSSSNCSALAYLILMSGDVLEELDPKKFNPSNSAYRRLIPAVSCFRKASLASCELTETCWETVASALEAENSVLTELDLSDNYRVEKGAKFLSDGLRSSHCKLEILRLARCHFSQSSCAELASALTSVSSSLHKLDLSNNDLQDTGLELLFAGRENLYCKLQVLRLSWCNLTKKSCSFLSTVLNTLRELDLSNNDLQDSGVKLISEGLTNEHCKLQKLRLSGCLVTEEGFSLLAIALSSNSSSVLTDLDLSYNNPGDEGEKLLSELLINPNCKLKTLEMEPKSARFIKAGVKKYVCELTFDPNTVHTHLCLSESNKKVSSTDHNQQYPDHPERFQVYRHVMCKETLSHRCYWEVCFEDSSPEIGIAYPGIPRDELNMPLLGGHMKLGLNQGSWALCFIDSERFFARHDSEDTDKYILKSNRIGMYLDWPDGKMSFYSISPDTHSLTHLHTFCTEFEKPVRPGFYVESGFLTLFQLD